A region from the Tachyglossus aculeatus isolate mTacAcu1 chromosome X2, mTacAcu1.pri, whole genome shotgun sequence genome encodes:
- the RBM24 gene encoding RNA-binding protein 24: MHTTQKDTTYTKIFVGGLPYHTTDASLRKYFEVFGEIEEAVVITDRQTGKSRGYGFVTMADRAAAERACKDPNPIIDGRKANVNLAYLGAKPRIMQPGFAFGVQQLHPALIQRPFGIPAHYVYPQAFVQPGVVIPHVQPTTAAAASTTPYIDYTGAAYAQYSAAAAAAAAAAAYDQYPYAASPAAASYVTAGGYGYAVQQPIAAAAPGTAAAAAAFGQYQPQQLQTDRMQ, translated from the exons ATGCACACCACCCAGAAGGACACGACCTATACGAAGATCTTCGTCGGGGGGCTCCCCTACCACACCACCGACGCCAGCCTGCGCAAGTACTTCGAGGTCTTCGGGGAGATCGAGGAGGCCGTCGTCATCACCGACCGCCAGACCGGAAAATCCAGGGGCTACGGATTT GTCACCATGGCAGACCGGGCTGCTGCTGAGAGGGCCTGCAAGGACCCCAACCCCATCATCGATGGCAGGAAAGCTAACGTGAACCTGGCCTACCTTGGAGCCAAACCAAGGATCATGCAGCCAG GTTTTGCCTTTGGTGTTCAGCAGCTTCATCCAGCTCTAATACAGAGGCcttttgg GATCCCCGCCCATTATGTCTACCCACAGGCCTTTGTGCAGCCCGGAGTTGTAATCCCACACGTCCAACCCACGACGGCCGCCGCGGCCTCCACCACGCCGTACATCGATTACACCGGAGCCGCCTACGCTCAGTATTCGGCCGCCGCGGCCGCCGCGGCCGCAGCGGCGGCCTACGACCAATACCCCTACGCGGCCTCTCCGGCCGCGGCCAGCTACGTCACGGCCGGTGGCTACGGCTACGCGGTCCAGCAGCCGATTGCCGCCGCGGCACCCGGGACGGCTGCCGCGGCCGCGGCGTTTGGCCAGTACCAGCCCCAGCAGCTGCAGACGGACCGGATGCAATAG